The following DNA comes from Salminus brasiliensis chromosome 21, fSalBra1.hap2, whole genome shotgun sequence.
AACTCTGGTGTGTTTTTCAGATCTTCTCGCCTCTTCTGCTCTTCCAGTTCGAACTGAGGATGAATAACGATCTGACATTAGTGCACAAGTCAGGATTACACAAGGTGGTGAAGGATGAGTGTGGTTTTCATGGTAATTTCTGACCATACGAAAAACGGAGGCTCCACTGTTTTCATATCTCCTGAGCAGTACACTGTATCATGGAGTAGTTGTtctctcaatacttttgtctatgtgaCTAATTGTCTGGCCTGGTTTTATAGCACTGGGTGGTGTGGAAAGCAAAGAGAGCTTGTCTTACTGCCAGCAGTCTTTGTTGTCTCTTGCGCAGCTCCTGCTCAAGGTCAGTGAGGGACTTCAGAGcctgctgtctctctctgtgctgctctAGCCTCCTCTGCTCCATCACCTTCTGCAGCTCAGACTTCTCGCTGGGTAGCAGACCCCTGCAAACCCATTTACAAAACAGATGGGTGAGCAAGAAAAGCCAGACAAGCCTTTTTTAACTGGACCTTCATTGGCTGCATAGAACCGTCAATGACATCTCAACAATTGAGGAATCACAATATCTGCTCTTTTTTTAGCCATTTCTGTTTCCCACCAGGAGCTAGGACTCCCCCTGCACACAGTGCCACCAGGGTCAGCGGGTGCTGAATGTAGGCTCATTGCCTCATTTATCAACATCCAAAGCAGCTCAGAAAGGCTATGGTTCTCTTTGGCCCAGTGTAGGGAGGTCATGCCCTGGCTAAGAGGCTCTTCTTGATCCCTGGGATTGACCCCTTGGACCACCAACTCAGGCCACATTCGGAACTCATCCGAAGTGTTAGAAGTACTGATAATACCTCATGATCTATATGTGCAGATATTTTAGGCAACTGTGAAacctgggcagtaagtgtttatttcctcagtaaagcACTAATATATAACATTCCTACAGAGAATTGTGGTTTTCCATCACCGTGTGGTgcaaatctggaaccaagattTGTTCTTAGGTCAGAAGATCTTAACTACTTTCTtttaaacaactttttttttcatgtactgtatttattattattattatttatgttttcttgcatctgttctaatgtgatctggagtttttacAGTGAAAAAATAATGTTTGGTGCCTAAAACTGAAATAGATGAGCTTTtattcttaattattattttgaaaaTCTGTACTTTACTCAAATAGTACTGAAACTGAATAGTGGTACTTTTACTCAATTACATTTCCATTGTTTAATTATAGATGCTTTATGACTTCCCCTTTTTATTGAGTAAGATTCTGAAATAGCCCAGAAAAGGCAATTTTCTCATACTGATGGTCTGAGGACTACATTTTGCCACTAGGCTAACAAGTATCTGTGTTGCCGAGAGGAGCTTTAATCTTAGGTGAGCTGGGGTTGGGTCTCCCTGCTTGAAATACTattgtaaagggaagtggtgAGAAGACGTACAGTGGCATTAATGGTGTGTCGAAGTTCATAGCAATAGCATGTGAactcaacatcgctactgcagcattagcagcACACCTGCCGCCGgtctcacccagcatcactactgtaGTGTTAGCACACCAGCTATGGGCCTCATTCAGcatcagtactgctgtgttagtcacaagccatgttaaTGAGGTCCTGGAcccttcacatctaaacacTAGTAACTATGTGGTCTagatcttaaggctctgagggcaaggcttgagaCCTTTActaggcagggtcacatgaaatgctacaggaaacagaatAGAGGTTATTTTATACCACGGAACCTTTTTCCAATGTTTTGGTGCCAAACTCCCCATTGACAAAACGCCATTGAcgattctatgcagccaatggtgATCCGGCAGAAGCTCAGTGTGTAATACCTGTAGTGAGAGTTCTGCTAAAATGAGCATGGTTTAATAGAGCAGGCTTTTTTTAATCCCCACAGACAGGCCAGACTTAATGTATGAGCAGAATACTGAATCAATGCTACCAACCCACCATCTATGGCTAACTAGAAGCTCTCTGTGCAGGCCTCTGTGGCTGGGTGACTCTAGCACGGGGTTGGACAGTTTCTTGGGCTGAATGAGCTCGTTTTGACTGTCCGTCATCTGCTGGTGGGCTGTATTCTCACAACTGGAGATTTCTGACAtcaaaaagaacacaaatgtatTCATGAATAATGTTACCCTGTCCTGAGCTTATGGTGATCTTATCTTAtccatgttctagatagtcAAGAATGAGTGATGCAGGACTAGAAATCATACCTTCGCTGAGATTTCTGTCTACCATGCCAGACGAAATGACCTTCAGCAGGGGAGAGAAGAAGTGGAAAGGTAATGAAGTTACTGAGCTTAAACATGCAGCACACACAGCTTTAGCAGAGTAGACATGAAGTCTAGAGGGTGGACAAAATAATGGAAACCACAAAGTctagcattaatatccatttAATTACAGTGTGGGTTTGATATTCTCAGTATGTAATTATGAGTGATATGGCAAAATGATAACATCATGATGCATATAGACATTTTTATgattaatatagtataataatacAACAACAATGACACCATTGCCTTGCCCCAGTACGTAACTGCAGTAAAAGTGATTAGCCGGTATGTGGGAACCTAGAACTCTTGACCCAGTTTCAGCAAATGCGTAATCTTTCTAAAGCCCAATCCACCGTTTGTTAAGTATCTATatgctgtttgttgttgtttataaaCTCTCTACTTCTTCGTCTTTTTAGCATGCAGTTGTTCAATGTTCTAAAAGAAGTGCTGAGAGTGGTAAACACACCAAAATACACACCACAGGGGTTGTCCAGGACCAGGATGGGGTCTAGGGAGCTAATCTAACCAATGATACCCAACAATCAATGGCAAAACCCAATGATCCACACATATAAGCAAATAGTAACATATCATATCATGATAAACCGAAGTGGAAAACACTTGAGTAACTGTAATCTGATATTATAGTTGAGTATTACTTTCAAATATCTGTACTGTATTTGGgttctattaaaaataatactTCAAGAGAAAAATGCTGCTAACCATATTGTCCATCCCTCCCAGTATGCAACAAATATCAAAAACCCTGACGCCAAATGCTAAAGAATGAAAGTGGTGGCAACTGGAACTTGCTGGCAGAAACAAAATGGACAAGAACCCTGAAAGAAACCCCACCTTACTCCCTCAGAAATGACCACAGATCTGAACGTGCATCTCTCTGACCCAATTTCAGCAATCGTGTAATCCTTCTCAAGCCAGATCGGCAGTTTGTTCAGTATCTCTatgctgtttgttgttgtttacaaaCCCTCTAAACTCTCTGCAATTGTCCTGAAGGTGTTGAGAGCAGTGAACCCACCAAAAAACAGACAGCAGGGGTACTCTGGGTCCAGATTGGGACTATGGACCAATGGTACCCAACAGTCAATGGCAAAACCCAATGATATATGCCTAAAAGTGAGTAGTAACTTCATATCATATCATGATAAATCGGAGTGGAAAGCACTTTGAGTTGAGTGTTACTTTGGAAATTTTGTGCTTTATTTGAGTGCTATTAAAAATAATACTTGTACTCTTGCTTGGTTACATTTCTAAGAGAAAATACAAAATTTGatctttttaaaagttttttattGAGATTTATCCCCCTTTGTTTTGCTGCGGAGTTCAGTTTTGTTTGGTTGTATAAAAATATTCAACCAAATTCACCTTCATAATGCCTCCTATACACCACCCAGCCCTGCCAGTATGCAGCTGTAGCTGAAACGACTCACTTTTTTTATAGGTTGGAGAAGGAAAGTGGTGGCAATTGGACCTTTACTGATGGAAACAGATGGACAATAACCCTAAAAACCTCAGAAATGACCACAGAACTTAACGTGACCACAGAACTGAATGTGCGCCTCTCTGACCCAGTTTCAGCAAATGTGTAATCTTTCTCAAGCCCGATATTTAAGCTGCAATTTGGAAATGACCTGTAACAAAACCAGCGGCAGAAAAAAGGCAAACACCTGCTTTTATACACATAAACCCGAACCAAGACCAGAATATGACCTAATATATCAGAACTGACAAAAATCTTACATCTCCACAATGGCAATTTTACAGCAAAATAACCTTCttatctttcaatggaagtcaatggaaataaaaataaagtaattacagataattttggagcatttctattggcccatttatcATAAAATCTTGATACAACATAAAGacaaattcattttttttattaacacaaTAATTTGGCATAATTGTAGTGTTTATAAATtaaacacacataaatacacattcACCACCCAAGCAAATTCTATCATATCATGTGTAGCTAATGAAAAATATGTGTTATCTCATCTTCATACAAAGTGCAGACCAGCAGCATTACCTGTGCCGTGTAATATAACAGCATAGTGCCGAATGTCGTTTCAGCTGAAGGTACCAGCAGGGTCCACAGTACTGAGGGGGCTCTTCGCGCACCAGCATAcaccagacacacagagagctcGAAGGaaatgcagtttacagtgtggagAGTTTGAGTAGGAAAGTGTGGGAGCCACTCAGCAGATGCACGTAATGACATTAGCCGTCTAATCACACCTCTGGCAGGAGAAGAAAACCAGGCTCAGTCATATTTAAGACGGAGCAGATGGTGGACTGCAGGTGGAGACCTGCTTTACAGCCGGCCTGCTGAAACGCCGCTCAGTCGCTACAGACCAAAACCTTCAAGAAGTTTattatatgaattattcaacagTTAGGGGTTGATTTAATCGGACCCCGAGCGCTCTGACCCACAAACACCACATACCATATTACAGCTCTTCCACTGGAGTTACTGGTATCTTTTAATTAGGGAACGTCTCTCATAAAGAGGGTTCAGCCCCCCTGCCTTTAATAGTGTCTTAGGGTGGACAGAATATTGGAAACTGCAATATATCTGAAGGATACAGTTCAGTCATAACGTTAAAACCACTGATGTGAAGTGAAGTAAAGTGAAgtgatctacatattaggcagcaagtgagcagaCAGCccttgaaggtgctgaagcaggaaaggATTAGCAAGCTTAAAAACCCCTCTGCCAAAAACCAAACTGTGACGGCTTATGGGGGTttccaggtatgcagtggtcagtacctaccaaaaaatGGTCCAAGTCAGCAAAAGtggtgaactggcaacaggaTCATGTGTGCCCAAGGTCAtgtgatgctcatggaggccccatctcacaacttacaggaccctTACAGTTCCCAGTgacactgccagggattttgagCCCCACAAAAAGATTTTACACTGGGCcacacaactctaacaattagGCCAAAATACATAATCAATACATTTTTTGGGCCTTTAGAGGTCtagtggagtccatgtctcaacaggtcagagctgttttgtgggcaaatttttaatgttatggctgatctgttaAAAAACACAGCATCACAGCATCCTCACAGCTGTGCTcctcttcaaaatctagtagtaagtcaccttccctggacagtagaaacagttactccaacaaaagcaggataaacagttgatttgggaagaaacaactaataagcatgtgtccaaatacttttgtccatataatgtacattTAATATATGTTTCCCCTGCTTCTATAAACTTACACTGACACGGCCAAACAGGGTTTTTCTGCCATAGGTGGATCATAGATGGTTCCCTACAGACGTTTTCAGTGGGTGGTTCTTCAGATaacctttttaaatatatggacaGAACCCATCAGCATGTCCAGTCTTTTATGACACACTTTATGACTTCGGAATAACTGTAATCTATGTAGTTATTCTCTTATAAACCTTAGGATAATATGTCTGCAAGAACCTCCCCATTATAAACATGTTCCATACCATTTAAAGGTATCTACACAAGAACAAACACCAGTCCAATTTGATATTACAGGAGTGTATTCCTCCCTGCACAGCACTGCCACTGAGCCCCTCCATGAACTCCCCCTAATGCAGGAACATTGGATTTGCAGATACTGTGGATCCAGCACGTGAGTGAGATGCTAAGACGGATGGCCTACGCGCCCAGGCACACTGCCATGCACTGTGAAAGAGCAGCTTCCAAGGAGACACAGACGACAGCTGACTGCGCCGTATGTATTCACGCAGGTGCCAAGAAAGCCGTCTGTGGTCCTGCCAGGACCCTCAAAGCGTGATTATGCACGAAGCGGACACAGGCGCCTGTCTCAGAACACATATCGGTTGCTTGCTGCTCTGCCTTTGACAGCAGTTTATGGTATTATGGTCTTATGTAATGTGCTGGTGTATTCATAAGCAGCCATGCGTTGATACAGCAGTGCCCATGAGCTATCATCTGTGGAGATACTGATGGATGCAGAATTGCTAGATACTATTAAGCAAAGGCTCCTTTTTGGAGGCCAGTGTTGGTCACCTAGGTTCCTCACTCTGGATGTGAACCACAGTCTTAAAAATTAAGATATTTGGCTCATGCTATAGAGGAATCACTTACAGCTCTGTGTGGTATCCTACATTTTCTTGTATTTCCCCCCCAATTATGTTAGACCTAATTTTACTGAGGCCTCAGCCTCAATAACTGGTGCTATTATGGGTAGACCTCCATTTCCTGGCCTGTTTTCTGTGCTTTAGGTATCTGTTGGGGGCCTTTTTGGCTGTCCTGTCAAACATGAGCATTCCTAGGTTACAGAATTCCCATACAATGGATGCTCTTATACTCCACATTACCTCTGAAGGCCACTTATGACCTCAGAATTTATGTTTATCAATTATTTTTCAACCCCAAATCTTTATCCCTGACAATGAAAAGGCCTGTTTTTGCAACCGCGACTTTAAAATCATTATATGCAAAAAAATGGTTGATAGGCTGCCTTGTTCAATAaacagtctgggctgaaacacttGTGGTGGAAATTTTCCAAATAAGCAGAAATCAGTAAAATCACAGAGTCACAATTAATGCACCAAAGTAAcagattaattaaaaaaaaaagctttcggCCGGGGAGAAGCTCCTGGCAAATACCCAGAGATCCTGAAGGTTGACCAAGTTACAAAAGGTTATATATCTCCCCAATGGGGTGTTGTCACCTTCCATTGGttcacagaagacaaagaagttacagcgcattggttacacctaactgtgatatgaataaacaaaagggtgttaacatacgtgcataattaatgaagaggaaggaagctcaaatatgGTTTTTAGAAGCCCTTTACTCCTGGAGATTTCCAAACGAGTTGGTatgcaacttcgaggtcactcggacaataactcactgtggccagcataggGAAAACAGATAAGGCCTACACTCAGGAccggaggagtagctagtttgttccacttCGAGCgaaggggagtaactgatttgtggtctCACTTCATCTGTAGCAGTAAAAGTCTATTAGTATGTTAGTCTGGATATAATATACTAAGAGAATGAAGCAAATggaatacatatggtatatgtgagagaCAATAATCATCTGActgtgaatgggcggagctaaactgctgtaggctgagtatGCAGATATGATAATATGACGATTTACCTCACATTACAAAAACATGGGCTGTAATTACAATATAGTATAGAGAAATGCATTCACTGGACAGACTATCCCAGGATGTTACATTCCAAGACAGAGCGTTTCGGACTGGGAAGACATCTCATTAGCCTCCCAGTGGG
Coding sequences within:
- the LOC140542723 gene encoding protein FAM107B; this encodes MVDRNLSEEISSCENTAHQQMTDSQNELIQPKKLSNPVLESPSHRGLHRELLVSHRWGLLPSEKSELQKVMEQRRLEQHRERQQALKSLTDLEQELRKRQQRLLAFELEEQKRREDLKNTPEFVRVRDNLRRVRVLGN